One genomic window of Macaca mulatta isolate MMU2019108-1 chromosome 8, T2T-MMU8v2.0, whole genome shotgun sequence includes the following:
- the FGL1 gene encoding fibrinogen-like protein 1 — MTNSECSQRILGSRVSGRRLSWVSDSFLTLVFSKGDMAKMFSFILVVTALIMGRESSALEDCAQEQVRLRAQVRLLETRVKQQQVKIKQLLQENEVQFLDKGEENSVIDLGSKRQYADCSEIFNDGYKLSGFYKIKPLQSPAEFAVYCDMSDGGGWTVIQRRSDGSENFNRGWNDYENGFGNFVQKHGEYWLGNKNLHFLTTQEDYTLKIDLADFEKNSRYAQYKNFKVGDEKNFYELNIGEYSGTAGDSLAGSFHPEVQWWATHQRMKFSTWDRDHDNYDGNCAEEDQSGWWFNRCHSANLNGLYYTGPYTAKTDNGIVWYTWHGWWYSLKSVVMKIRPNDFIPNVI, encoded by the exons ATGACAAATTCTGAATGCAGTCAGAGGATCCTGGGAAGCAGAGTGTCTGGACGGAGGCTGAGCTGGGTCTCTGACTCATTtctgactttag TTTTTTCAAAGGGGGACATGGCAAAGATGTTCAGTTTCATCCTTGTTGTTACCGCTCTGATAATGGGCAGGGAAAGTTCG GCGCTCGAGGACTGTGCCCAGGAGCAGGTGCGGCTCAGAGCCCAGGTGCGCCTGCTTGAGACCCGGGTCAAACAGCAACAGGTCAAGATCAAGCAGCTTTTGCAGGAGAATGAAGTCCAGTTTCTTGATAAAGGAGAGGAGAATAGTGTCATTGATCTTGGAAGCAAGAGGCAGTATGCAG attgTTCAGAGATTTTCAATGATGGATATAAGCTCAGTGGATTTTACAAAATCAAACCTCTCCAGAGCCCAGCAGAATTTGCTGTTTATTGTGACATGTCCGATGGAGGAGGATGGACTGTAATTCAGAGACGATCTGATGGCAGCGAGAACTTTAACAG AGGATGGAATGACTATGAAAATGGCTTTGGAAATTTTGTCCAAAAACATGGTGAATATTGGCTGGGCAATAAAAATCTTCACTTCTTGACCACTCAAG aaGACTACACTTTAAAAATCGACCTTgcagattttgaaaaaaatagcCGTTATGCACAATATAAGAATTTCAAAGTTGGAGATGAAAAG aatttctaTGAGCTGAATATTGGGGAATATTCTGGAACAGCTGGAGATTCCCTTGCGGGGAGTTTTCATCctgaggtgcagtggtgggctACTCACCAAAGAATGAAATTTAGCACGTGGGACAGAGATCATGACAACTATGACGGGAACTGCGCAGAAGAAGATCAGTCTGGCTGGTGGTTTAACAG GTGTCACTCTGCAAACCTGAATGGTTTATACTACACTGGCCCCTACACGGCTAAAACAGACAATGGGATTGTCTGGTACACCTGGCATGGGTGGTGGTATTCTCTGAAATCTGTGGTTATGAAAATTAGGCCAAATGATTTTATTCCAAATGTCATTTAA